A stretch of Aedes aegypti strain LVP_AGWG chromosome 2, AaegL5.0 Primary Assembly, whole genome shotgun sequence DNA encodes these proteins:
- the LOC5577906 gene encoding probable RNA polymerase II nuclear localization protein SLC7A6OS encodes MAAVIRLKRRVDEDPLDAFVLNCKRQRTELDGSQQNTTEESSAETSTVLKFAGTFTKSDNISSHLQQRLSKDEAKEAISRVHRPKIAVRNREASRQNAQNSRFRIVNCTRSLSQVDGVEGATIVDVERDIVAGAVAEVEASPDSTVESSSSMRIVPEEKRPAAEQDYVYDLYVADEAQQQLHIPYIPDNLDDISVAIYDDPLYSSHRGLGDRSDDSMGEESEDSNDENNWRNDYPDEDEDVFGDCQSVDEDDMRRAVEEIDLEGDRDLSPSDDEEDDYGAREDGNSGFAYPVNDDVYADVDDDDDDGEYRDADDDGVNANDVNRFGTAYARYKARIMKQFEKKRRGSDSEEYDSEIGGSDDYRSSSSSANESDSEEDFDLYD; translated from the exons ATGGCGGCCGTAATCCGACTGAAGAGGCGGGTGGATGAAGACCCATTGGATGCTTTCGTGCTGAATTGCAAACGCCAGAGGACGGAGTTGGATGGGAGCCAACAGAACACGACAGAAGAATCGAGTGCCGAAACGTCGACGGTTCTGAAGTTTGCCGGAACTTTTACGAAG tctGATAACATTTCTTCGCACCTCCAACAACGGTTGTCCAAGGATGAAGCTAAAGAAGCGATTTCAAGGGTCCATCGGCCGAAGATCGCCGTTCGAAATCGTGAAGCCTCCCGCCAGAACGCACAAAACAGTCGCTTCCGGATTGTAAACTGCACCCGGTCGCTCAGCCAAGTGGACGGAGTGGAAGGGGCGACTATTGTGGACGTGGAGAGGGATATCGTGGCGGGAGCAGTGGCCGAGGTCGAGGCTTCTCCGGATTCCACCGTGGAGAGCAGCAGTTCGATGAGGATCGTTCCGGAGGAAAAACGACCTGCGGCGGAACAGGACTACGTGTATGATCTGTACGTTGCGGACGAAGCTCAGCAGCAGCTGCACATCCCGTACATACCGGACAATCTGGACGACATCAG TGTTGCCATTTATGATGATCCCCTCTATTCGAGTCATCGCGGTTTGGGCGACCGTTCGGATGATTCGATGGGTGAAGAATCAGAAGATTCCAATGACGAGAACAATTGGCGCAACGATTACCCGGACGAGGACGAGGACGTGTTTGGCGATTGCCAAAGTGTGGACGAGGACGACATGCGGCGGGCCGTGGAAGAGATTGATTTGGAAGGGGATCGAGATCTATCGCCGTCCGATGACGAAGAGGATGATTACGGTGCACGGGAAGATGGCAACAGTGGGTTCGCTTATCCGGTCAATGATGACGTGTATGCTGATGttgacgacgatgatgatgacggcGAGTATCGCGATGCCGATGACGATGGGGTGAATGCCAACGACGTGAATCGGTTCGGTACGGCCTATGCGCGATACAAGGCGCGGATCATGAAGCAATTTGAAAAGAAGCGCCGCGGGTCGGATTCGGAGGAGTACGATTCGGAGATTGGGGGCAGTGACGATTATAGGTCCTCCTCTTCGTCGGCCAATGAGAGCGACAGTGAAGAAGACTTTGATTTATATGATTAG